CGAAAGGGAAATTTTGTATATCTTGATCCTCCTTATATGCCCATTTCAACCTCTTCTAACTTTACTGGATACACAGAAAGAGGTTTTGGCTATGAGCAGCAGAAAGAATTGAAGCACGAATGTGATAAACTAAGAGATAAAGGGGTGCGATTTGTACAATCAAATTCTGACTGTCCTGAAATCAGAGAATTATATAGTGAATATACGATTGTAACGGTTCAGGCAAAACGATCTGTGAATAGCAATCCGACTAAACGAGGTGAAATTACAGAGGTATTAATCTATGAGTAAGATATTAAGTATAGATCAAGCATGGAAGATGTTACTGAATAAATATAATATTGTTGAAAATGTTAATGAAAATGGAATTTTTTATATGAAATCTTCTCAAATCAGAGAATATAAAGAGCCGAGGTTGATGGCAAAATGGGATAGTTCTGAAAATCTCCCACAACCATTGAAGAACAATAATTTGAATATACTACCTGTTAGTAGAAGTGAATATGCTATCAGTGATTTTAAGGTATATGCAAATTTGCCAGAACTGGACGCGAAAATAGAAAATATGCCCTGTGCTCAGCTCGAAACATATGAGACCATCGACATCCATTCTATAACATCGGAGTCAACTGCCATTAATATCCTTCTATTATCACGAATTTTGAATAATTTTTTAGAAGTAGACGATATTGCTGCAACGTTTAATGGACGTATGGGAACTCCGCAGTTTGAGTTTCTAATAGATACTCATAAAAATATAAAAAGATCTGTTGCTGTAAAAAATGCTCAATGTGAAATCGATGGTGGATTTGAAACAAATGATAGTGTGATCATCTTAGAGGCTAAAAATATTGTTCATCCAGATTTTAATGTTAGGCAATTGTATTATCCGTACCGTTTATGGACATCAAAAGTTAAGAAGCCTGTTCGTCTTGTTTTTTCTATATATTCAAATATGATATACAGGTTGTTTGAATATAAATTTGAAAATATTGGTGATTATTCATCGATAATCCTAATTAGAAATAAAAATTATTCTCTTCAAGATACAACAATAACTATAGAAGATTTGCAAAATATAAAGAAAAGTATTGGATTACCTCAAATAAGTGATGAGAGTGGAAAAGATAATGTTCCGTTTATTCAAGCAGATTCTGTGGATAGAATTATCTCACTATTAGAAAATATGTATAACCATCCTATGACGCCAAAACAGATAATTGATCTAATGGGGTTTGTGAAACGGCAATATAGATATTATGTGAATGCCGGAAAATATCTTGGTTTATTTGAAGATTGTAAGATTGATGGCGTTTATTTTGTTCAATTATCATCCATTGGAAATAAAATATGTAAAATGAATTATAAAGAAAGACAATTAAAATTAGTTGAGTTGATGCTAAATCATGCAATATTTTTTCATTTTTTTGAATATATCTATAAGAATGGAGCTTTTCCAACGGTAAACGAGGTCTGTAAAAAAATGTTGGAACTACATATTTTCGATGTGAATAATTCGACAGTAGCACGTCGTGCTCAAACTGTTATTAGTTGGCTAAAATGGATTTATACACTAACAAAATTGTAACTTAATAGACAACTGAAGTGTTACAGGCCATATTTTGGGTAGTGTGTGCAATTTCTTCCGCTAAAGCCATGCCCAGAGCGCCGCTGCCGGCGTCTGCCGGGCGTTTTCCCGGAAACGGCCGGGCTTGAATCTTTACGCGGCCCCGCGTATACATCGAAAAAGTACGGAACCGTCAGAGGATCATAGCATGAACAGTTTTCGACAGACTGCCGTGGGAATTTTTGTGCTGCTGGGACTTGTCTGCGTGGCCTATCTCACCATCAAGCTGGGGCGCATGGAGCTTTTTGAGCAGGACGGCTTTGCCCTGACTGCCCGCTTCAATTCCGTGTCCGGCCTGCGCGTGGGGGCCGATGTGGAAATGGCCGGCGTGCCCGTGGGCCGCGTGACGGCCATTGCCCTGGATAGTGACCCCACGCGGCGTCAGGCCCTGGTGCATCTGATGCTGGATACGGACCTGAAACTCTCCACCGATACCATTGCCTCGGTGAAGACCAGCGGCCTCATCGGGGACAAGTATGTCAGCCTGACGCCCGGCGGTGCGGACGAGATTCTGGCATCCGGGGACATGATTGACGAAACCGAGTCAGCCGTGGATCTTGAATCGCTCATTGGAAAGTACGCCTTCGGAGGTGTGTAAATGGCGCGCGTATTTCGTCTTTCTTTTCTGGCCTGTGCCGTGCTCCTGCTGGTCCTGTCTGCTGCCGGCGCACAGGCAGCCAGTCCGGCCCGCGAGACGCTGGAGCAGTCCGTCAACCAGATTCTGGACTGCATCAAGGACCCGGCCTTTGCCAATGCCGCAAGCCGTCCCGCCCAGCGGGACAAAATTGCCGTTATTGTGAAAAAGGTTTTCGATTTCCGCGAATTTGCCATCCGCACGGCCGGTCCGCGCTGGAAAACCTTCAATGCCGGCCAGCAGCAGCGCTTTACCGATGCCTTTGCGGACCTTCTGCTCACCACCTACATCAGCAAGATTGACGGCTACGGTGGCGAACAGGTGGCCTATACCGGTGAAGTGGCCAATTCTGCCGGGACCCGGGTGGAAGTCCGCACTGTCATCACCATGAGCGACAGAAAAAAGATTCCCGTGGCCTATCGCATGATGCTCAAGGACGGAAAGTGGCGCTGCTATGACGTGCTCATTGAAAACGTGAGCCTTGTCAAGAATTACCGGACGCAGTTCCAGGATATTCTCAATAACGCCACCCCGGACGAGCTGATCGCCCGGGTGCAGGCCAAGGCCAGAGAAGCGTCCGCCAATGCGCACTGATACGCTCAACGCTTCCCGCACCTGCCGCAATGCGCGGAGAAGGGCGGCGGTTCTGGTCGCGGTGGTGCTTCTGTGTCTGGGGCTGGCATGCGGCCAGGCTCTGGCCAAGCCCAATTATACCCGGGAACTCCGGCCCACTCCCCGGCCGCACAGCCCCTCTTCGCTATATGATGCGGACAGTCCGTCCCTGCCCGCCGGCGCCGTTACGGTACGGACCGCCGGGGACGAGACCTTTTCCGATGATCTGGACAATTATGACGAGGCCCCCGTATCCTCCATCGCCGATCCGCTGGAACCGTGGAACCGTTTCTGGTTTGCCTTCAATGATATTTTTTATCTGTACATAGCGGATCCGGTCTATTCCTTCTATGAGACCATCACCCCCGTGCAGTTCAGGCGGGGTATGGCAAATCTGTACCGCCACCTGCTCTTTCCCACGCGCTTTGTGAACAATCTGCTTCAATTCCGTTTCAAGGAAGCGGGGGTGGAGTTCGGTCGCTTCATTATCAACACTGTGGCCGGCTTTGGCGTGGTGGATGTGGCTAAGCGCGAGAAAACCATTGTGCCCGTGGACCCCAGCGGTGAAGACTTCGGGCAGACACTGGGGCGCTGGGGTATCGGGCATGGCTGCTATCTGGTGCTGCCTTTCCTTGGCCCCAGTTCGCTGCGGGATGGTATCGGCCGCATTGGTGACTGCTTCACGGACCCGATGTTCTATGTCTATCCCTGGGAACTGGCCGCCAGCTCGGAACTGTGGCTGCGCTTCAATACGCTGGATGAATTGCTGCCCACCTACATCAGCCTGCGCGATGCCGCTGTGGACCCGTACATCAGCATGCGCGAGGCCTATGTGGGCTATCGCCGGCAGCAGGTAATACGCTGAGGCGCTTTCCCGTATGCCGTACAGGCTCCGGCCGCAGGGCACAGCATGTCCTGCGGCCGGTATCGCTTCCGGTCGTCAGGACAGCGGCCGGCACCGCAAGCACAGGACACCATCATGCAGACAGACGTTGCCTCCGGCACAGCTCCCCTCCTGCGGCTGGACAGGCTGAGCGTGACCTTTCAGTCCGATGACGGCCCCCTGCCGGCCGTGGAGGAACTTTCCCTGGACCTGCCCCCGGCGGCCATCACCTGCCTGGTGGGCGAGTCCGGTTGCGGCAAGAGTCTGACGGCCCGCGCCGTCCTGCGTCTGCTTCCCCCCCAGGCCCGCCCGGCAGGGCGCATCCTCTTCAAGGGGCAGGACCTGCTGGAACTGCCCGAATCCCGCATGCGCCCCCTGCGCGGGCGGCATATTTCCATGATTTTTCAGGAACCCATGACGGCGCTGAATCCTGTGCTCACCGTGGGACTCCAGGCAGCGGAGCCGCTGCGCCTTCACCTGGGCATGAGCCGGGCCGAGGCCCGCGCCGAAACCGTGCGTCTGTTTCGGGAGGTGGGGATTCCCGCTGCGGAAAGCCGCTACGGGGAATATCCGCATCAGCTTTCCGGAGGCATGCGACAGCGCGTCATGATTGCCATGGCCCTGAGCTGCGGCCCTGATCTGCTGCTGGCCGATGAACCCACCACGGCACTGGACGCCACCCTGCAGGGGCAGATACTGCACCTCATCCGTGAGCAGAGCGAAGCCAGGGGCATGGCGGTTCTGCTCATCACCCATGATCTGTCTGTGGTGGCTCAGATGGCCGCCCACGTGGGCATCATGTACGCCGGGCATCTGGTGGAATACGGCCCCGTGGCGGACATATTCTCCCACCCCCTGCATCCCTATACCCAGGGGCTTATGGCATCGGCTCCCGGCCGGGCCGGCGTGGGCGTGCGGCGTCTGCCGGCCATTCCCGGCAGCGTACCCCCGCTTGGACAGCGGGGCCGGGGCTGCCCCTTTGCGCCCCGTTGTGCCCGGGCCTATGCCCGCTGCCATGAAGAGCTGCCCGCGGAACGCAGCCTGGACGGCCATCGGCTGCGCTGCTGGCTGCCGGACTGAGAGACGACACCCCATGCCCCGCCGCTATACCAGCGGGCAGTTCGCCCGTTTCTGCCACACCACCAAGGAAACCTTGTTTCACTATGAGCGCCTGGGGCTGCTCCGGCCACGGCAGACAGGGGCCAACGGTTACCGCTACTACGATGCCCGGCAATTCCTGCGCTTTGACATGATTTCCCTGTTTCGGGAAGCGGGAACACCCCTGCGGGACATTGCCTGCCTCCTGGATGCCCCGTCGGGAGAGGATATTCTCCGGCTGCTGGACGCACGGGCCTGCCAGCTGCGGGAAGAACAGCAGCGTCTGGCCCGGCGGGAAGCCCTGGTGCAGGATATCCTGCGCGTGGCGCACGAGGCCCGCTCCACCCCCATGGACCGGCTGCTGCTGCGGGACATGCCGGCCCTGGACCTGGAAATGCAGCCGGCAAGCCCGCATGATCTCAGCCGGGTGGACGGCATGGTGCATGCCAGCGCCCTGTTCATGGAAGCCTACCGCAGCAGCGGGCGCAATCCCGGCATGCCTGTGGGGATTTGTTACAGCGCCCATGCCTTTCTTGCCGGAGACCTGCGCCAGGGGGCATTTTTTGCACCAGCGGCGGACGATACCCCGCCGGCATGCCGTTGCTGCCTGCCGGCGGCACATTGCGCCGTCTATGCCCATCAGGGCAGCTGGGAATCCCTGCTTGCCTGCTGGCGCACCCTGCCTGACCTGCTGGCCGGGCAGGGCTGGCGGCCTGCCGGTCCGGTGCTGATGCTGGATATGGGCAGTTATGCCCTGCTGGCTTCCGATACGGAATATATCATGCACTGCCGCATCCCTGTGGTGCCCGCGTGATGGACGCGGCCTGAGCCAAGAGCGGGACGCATCCCTCTTTTTCACGGCGTTGCGGGACCAGGCGAGCCGGGGCCGTCCCGGGACGATTTTGCCGCAGAGACAGGCTGTCGGAACCATGGCACTGACGGGCTGACGGGCCATGGCCCGTCATGATGGCTCTGCCTGTCTGCGTCGCCGCATGGAGGGGGTCGGCAGCCATCGTGCCCCGCATCATCCCGTGTCCCCTTCAGTGCGTGTCCTCCTCCTGCTTCCGCGATTCCCTTGCCTGCCTCCGGCCACGCTGTTTGCCGGGTGAAGGGCAATGGCGCAGCCGGCGATGCCGGAGCGGGGAAAACCCGCAGGCGATGATGGAACAGACGAGCCGGAAAACGGGGCAGGCTTCCCACGCTGACGGAGAAGCATGGTCTTCCCCGCGGGGTGACCGTGCTACGAACAGGGCACGAACAGGCCTGCCTGCGCCCATGACCGCACGCTGCGGGCAGCAGGCGGCGAGACCCCGTTGGGCTTCAGCCCGGGCAAAGCAGGCGCGGCGCGTTCGCCCCGGCGGGACATTGGGCATGCCGTCAGATGCCGCCCTTCTGGCGGAAGAGCACGCTGCTTGCGGCCAGCACCAAAGCCAGGCACAGGGGAAGCAGCAGGGCTGTTTCCAGTCCTGCCCAGCGCGCCAGCCAGCCGATGGAGGGCGGAATGACAAGCAGGCCGGCATAGCCCAGGGTGGCAATGACCGTGGTGGCCCGCTGCGGCGTGATGTCTGCCCTGGCGCCGGCCCGGCTCAGCATGGTGGGCATGATGGGGGCGGCCCCCAGGCCGGTCAGGGCATAGCCGGCCAGGCAGAGCAGCGGCCAGGGCGATGCCAGCACCAGGGCCGATCCCAGCGCAGCCAGCAGGGAACTGCCCAGAATAAGCCGCAGATCGCCCACCTTCCGGCGCAGGGCGTCGCCAAACAGGCGCCCCACGGCAATGGCCACGGAAAAGGCGCCAAAGCCCAGGGCGGCCGTGCTTTCGTCCGCGCCCTTCACCGTATGCAGCAGCAGGCCGCTCCATTCGGCGCAGGCCCCTTCCACGGCAAAGGCCGCCATGGCCAGAAAGCCGCAGATGATGATCACACCGGGAACGCCCTGTCTGGCCGGGGCCGTGGCAGCGGGCGTGTGCGAAAAGGCCGGGTCCGGCAGCAGGTGGCGTCCGGCCCACAGCCAGACAAGCAGAAGCAGCGCGGCCATACTGCCAAAGGTCACCAGGGGCGAAAGTCCCAGTCCGGCAAAAACCGCTCCCAGCGCCGAACCGCTCAGACCGCCCAGGCTGTAGCCTGCATGCAGGCCGGAAAGGCAGCTGCGCCGGAAGCGGTGTTCCAGCAGCAGGCCCTGCGTATTGACGGACACATCGGACAGGGCAAAGGCAAAGCCCAGCGCACCGCAGCCCACGCAGAAGAGCAGGGCATTGCCTGCCAGCGCGCAGAGCGGCAGAAAGGCCAGCAGGGCCAGGCTGCCCGCACGCAGGACGCTTCGGGTGCTGTAGCGGCGTTGCAGCAGGTGCATGGCAGCAAAGCCGCCCAGACTGCCGCAGCCCAGACTGAGCATGGCCATGCCGATGACGGCTTCATCGGCGCCGATCTGCTGGCTCAGGGCCGGGATGCGGGCGGTGAGCAGACCATAGACCATGCCGAGACAGAAGAAAAAGAAGACAATGGCGACCCAGGTTCGCCGCAGGGAAACTGATTTCATGCCGTCCTCACAGGCGTGATGCGTACAGGGCAGGTGCATGCCGGTGGCAGCATGTGCAGAGGGGCTGCCGGGTGTCCGTCCGGGGCGGACCGCTGTTCTGCCTGCGTCACGCGGTACATTACCGGAGAAAGGACCATGCTAAACTATGGGCCAGGGCAAGAGTCAAGCGCCGGCAGAAAATTTGCCGGAGCTGCCCCGTTCAGAAGCGCCGCCGAAACATCCAGACCGCCACACCAACGCAGACCACGGCAATGGCGGCGATCTTGCCCAGGTTGAGCAGGGCAGCCGACAGGGACATGTCGCGCAGGAACAGGCCCTGCACAATGGCCGTGAAATGCCGTACGGGATTGAGCTGGCTGGCATGCTGCAGAAAGGCCGGCATGTTGATGACCGGAGTGACGGCGCCGGAAATGAGAATGCAGGGAACGCCCACGGTAAAGGCGCCCAGAAAAGCCTGCTGCTGGGTGGCGGAAAGGGAGGAGACCATGAGGCCCATGCCGCCGGAGGCCAGGGCAAAGGTCAGGATGGCAGCATACAGCAGCAGGAGGGAGCCGGTGAAGGGCACGCCGAAACCCAGGGTGGAAACCAGCAGAAAGATGGTGCCGTGTACCAGTCCCACCACACAGCCGGGCATGAGCTTGGCCAGGGCAATTTCCGTGGGCGTGGCCGGCGAGACCAGCAGCTGGTCAAAGGTGCCCACCTCGCGTTCTCTGGCCACGGAAAGCCCGGTGACGATGAGGCCCAGCATGAAGCAGAGCATGCCGATGAGATTGGGCAGAAAAAACCACTGAAATTCCAGATTGGGATTGAACCAGCGCCGCACGCGGATGTCCAGACGGGGAGCGCCCGCGGCTGCGCCCTGCATCTGCTGCCCCAGCGGCGTGGCTGCGCCCACGTCGTTCAGCATGCTTTGCAGGTAGTAGCCGGCAATCTGCGCCGCGTTGGAGCGGCGCCCGTCCAGCAGCACCTGCACCTCCACGGGCTGGCCGGCAGCCGCACGCCGGGAAAGGTCCTGGGCCAGCACAATGGCCATGAGCGCCCGTTCCTCTTCAATGGCAGGGCGGAGGTCGGCCTCGTTCTGCAGAAAGAAGACGTGGCGGAAGGTGGGGGAGCCTTGCAGGCGGTGCACGATTTCCCGGCCCAATGCGCCGTTGTCATGGTCCAGAATGGCCACGTCCACATTGCGCACTTCCAGGGTGGCGGCCCAGCCGAAAACCACGATCTGCATGAGGGGCGGCAGCGCAAGCATGACGCGCGACACGCGGTTGCTCATGAGAACGAGCAGTTCCTTGCGGACAATGGTGGCAAAGCGGCGCCAGTTGATGCCGTTCATATGTCAAGCCTCTTGCGCAGGTTCCGGTAGGTGAGGCCCAGCAGCAGGGACGCCAGCAGGGCCATGAACAGCAGCGAGCTGGCAAAGACAGGCCACACATCGCCCACCAGAAAGACGGTGCGCAGACAGGTATTGAAGTAGCTGGCCGGCAGAAGGCGTGTCAGCCATTGCAGCACCAGGGGCATGCTGTTGATGTCAAAGACAAAGCCTGACAGGAGAAGCGCCGGCAGAAAGCCGGAAAACAGCCCGGCTTCGGCTGCCACGAGCTGCGTGCGGAAGGAGGTGGAAATGACCAGCCCCTGCCCCAGCGCACAGCACATGAAAACGGCGGAAAGCAGCAGCAGGGCACCCGCCGAGCCGCGGAAGGGCACGTCAAACAGAAAGACGGCCGCCAGCGCGCACAGCCCCATGCTGAACATGCCCATGCAGAAATAGGGGATGAGCTTGCCCAGCAGCAGCTGCATCCGGCTGACCGGTGTGGCGAACATGGCTTCCATGGTGCCGCGCTCCCATTCGCGGGCAAAAACCAGGGAGGTGAGCAGGGTGCCGATAAGCGTCATGATGACCGTGATGGCGCCGGGCACCAGGAACTGTTCGCTGCGTGCCGTGGGATTGTACCAGATGCGGGGCACCATGGTGACCGGGGAGGGCAGCGGCTGCCCGCCGGGCAGGCGCGTGGCCTGCCAGCTGCTCATGACGCCCTGCCCGTAGCTTTCGATGAAGCGGGCGATATTGGGTTCTGTGCCGTCCACGGCCAGCAGCAGGCGGCCCGTCCCGCCACGGGCCAGGGCGGCATCAAAATCCTGCGGCAGCACCAGCACGCCCTGTACGGCCGAATCGCGCATGAGGTTTTCGGCCTCCCGCATGTGCTCCACCGGCGTGACCCTGAACCACGGGGAGCGGGCAAAGGCGTCCGACAGTTCCCGCGCGTGC
The nucleotide sequence above comes from uncultured Desulfovibrio sp.. Encoded proteins:
- the mlaD gene encoding outer membrane lipid asymmetry maintenance protein MlaD, yielding MNSFRQTAVGIFVLLGLVCVAYLTIKLGRMELFEQDGFALTARFNSVSGLRVGADVEMAGVPVGRVTAIALDSDPTRRQALVHLMLDTDLKLSTDTIASVKTSGLIGDKYVSLTPGGADEILASGDMIDETESAVDLESLIGKYAFGGV
- a CDS encoding ABC transporter substrate-binding protein translates to MARVFRLSFLACAVLLLVLSAAGAQAASPARETLEQSVNQILDCIKDPAFANAASRPAQRDKIAVIVKKVFDFREFAIRTAGPRWKTFNAGQQQRFTDAFADLLLTTYISKIDGYGGEQVAYTGEVANSAGTRVEVRTVITMSDRKKIPVAYRMMLKDGKWRCYDVLIENVSLVKNYRTQFQDILNNATPDELIARVQAKAREASANAH
- a CDS encoding VacJ family lipoprotein, translated to MRTDTLNASRTCRNARRRAAVLVAVVLLCLGLACGQALAKPNYTRELRPTPRPHSPSSLYDADSPSLPAGAVTVRTAGDETFSDDLDNYDEAPVSSIADPLEPWNRFWFAFNDIFYLYIADPVYSFYETITPVQFRRGMANLYRHLLFPTRFVNNLLQFRFKEAGVEFGRFIINTVAGFGVVDVAKREKTIVPVDPSGEDFGQTLGRWGIGHGCYLVLPFLGPSSLRDGIGRIGDCFTDPMFYVYPWELAASSELWLRFNTLDELLPTYISLRDAAVDPYISMREAYVGYRRQQVIR
- a CDS encoding ABC transporter ATP-binding protein, encoding MQTDVASGTAPLLRLDRLSVTFQSDDGPLPAVEELSLDLPPAAITCLVGESGCGKSLTARAVLRLLPPQARPAGRILFKGQDLLELPESRMRPLRGRHISMIFQEPMTALNPVLTVGLQAAEPLRLHLGMSRAEARAETVRLFREVGIPAAESRYGEYPHQLSGGMRQRVMIAMALSCGPDLLLADEPTTALDATLQGQILHLIREQSEARGMAVLLITHDLSVVAQMAAHVGIMYAGHLVEYGPVADIFSHPLHPYTQGLMASAPGRAGVGVRRLPAIPGSVPPLGQRGRGCPFAPRCARAYARCHEELPAERSLDGHRLRCWLPD
- a CDS encoding MerR family transcriptional regulator, whose translation is MPRRYTSGQFARFCHTTKETLFHYERLGLLRPRQTGANGYRYYDARQFLRFDMISLFREAGTPLRDIACLLDAPSGEDILRLLDARACQLREEQQRLARREALVQDILRVAHEARSTPMDRLLLRDMPALDLEMQPASPHDLSRVDGMVHASALFMEAYRSSGRNPGMPVGICYSAHAFLAGDLRQGAFFAPAADDTPPACRCCLPAAHCAVYAHQGSWESLLACWRTLPDLLAGQGWRPAGPVLMLDMGSYALLASDTEYIMHCRIPVVPA
- a CDS encoding MFS transporter; this encodes MKSVSLRRTWVAIVFFFFCLGMVYGLLTARIPALSQQIGADEAVIGMAMLSLGCGSLGGFAAMHLLQRRYSTRSVLRAGSLALLAFLPLCALAGNALLFCVGCGALGFAFALSDVSVNTQGLLLEHRFRRSCLSGLHAGYSLGGLSGSALGAVFAGLGLSPLVTFGSMAALLLLVWLWAGRHLLPDPAFSHTPAATAPARQGVPGVIIICGFLAMAAFAVEGACAEWSGLLLHTVKGADESTAALGFGAFSVAIAVGRLFGDALRRKVGDLRLILGSSLLAALGSALVLASPWPLLCLAGYALTGLGAAPIMPTMLSRAGARADITPQRATTVIATLGYAGLLVIPPSIGWLARWAGLETALLLPLCLALVLAASSVLFRQKGGI
- a CDS encoding ABC transporter permease gives rise to the protein MNGINWRRFATIVRKELLVLMSNRVSRVMLALPPLMQIVVFGWAATLEVRNVDVAILDHDNGALGREIVHRLQGSPTFRHVFFLQNEADLRPAIEEERALMAIVLAQDLSRRAAAGQPVEVQVLLDGRRSNAAQIAGYYLQSMLNDVGAATPLGQQMQGAAAGAPRLDIRVRRWFNPNLEFQWFFLPNLIGMLCFMLGLIVTGLSVAREREVGTFDQLLVSPATPTEIALAKLMPGCVVGLVHGTIFLLVSTLGFGVPFTGSLLLLYAAILTFALASGGMGLMVSSLSATQQQAFLGAFTVGVPCILISGAVTPVINMPAFLQHASQLNPVRHFTAIVQGLFLRDMSLSAALLNLGKIAAIAVVCVGVAVWMFRRRF
- a CDS encoding ABC transporter permease, producing the protein MNRLWLRQLLALVCKEFQQIVRDPSSYLVAGVLPLLFLLLFGFGITMDPGTLQLAVLDQSRGLHARELSDAFARSPWFRVTPVEHMREAENLMRDSAVQGVLVLPQDFDAALARGGTGRLLLAVDGTEPNIARFIESYGQGVMSSWQATRLPGGQPLPSPVTMVPRIWYNPTARSEQFLVPGAITVIMTLIGTLLTSLVFAREWERGTMEAMFATPVSRMQLLLGKLIPYFCMGMFSMGLCALAAVFLFDVPFRGSAGALLLLSAVFMCCALGQGLVISTSFRTQLVAAEAGLFSGFLPALLLSGFVFDINSMPLVLQWLTRLLPASYFNTCLRTVFLVGDVWPVFASSLLFMALLASLLLGLTYRNLRKRLDI